A genome region from Eschrichtius robustus isolate mEscRob2 chromosome 4, mEscRob2.pri, whole genome shotgun sequence includes the following:
- the CRACD gene encoding capping protein-inhibiting regulator of actin dynamics isoform X2, producing MSQDNILGKVKTLQRQLGTNIKFGQPPPNAIPMKKADSGEAHLEEDPFLTSPMEIVAQQDVILSDTENKSSETPSSPGPLNPPGAGSEMEEKAAPVKPSRPKRHFSSAGTIESVNLDAIPLAIARLDNSAAKHKLSIKPKKQRVSRKHRRLVGDRQNEQGGFRHQLSLDQNGHPGEDKPIWHEEQPEALDSEEEKRRQEEYWQELEAKCKRQKAEAAERRRLEEQRLQALERRLWEEKRRQEELLEEEGEEEEGEVQLEAAKRQREEAAQSPEEPGCRGPEQREQDEGGPPEAEEPRRLEEEAWRLEEEARRLERRAQQEELEARGRQEAEELRREEEERALEELRGLEEQRRRAAEKQRLEEERRREELRRQELEAQRQREEEEKRMQELRRQEELEAQRRREDAEAKSRQEAEKKLQEAPRVEEENQPLLDHKRGLRSPFQSDIADKAEQEQLKLEKPRENSEEPSIWVKQSQEATEPSGEQPGKQGDVPGDHRCGWQEEREETNAEPPQKQEAQVEEALAPGEKKEAAAPETDRKVEELRWQEVDERQTMPRPYTFQVSSGGKQILFPKVNLTPVKPMKDEGLASGPQEPKAPKASPASHALPSSLSIPHTAILVTGAQLCGPAVNLSQIKDTACKSLLGLSEEKKHVDVPALENPPRAPGDPRAGSGKTRPSQESPSSMAALAEWASIRSRILKNAESDQRGERDESRPGDEHTPRGRCDSRGNLRRTPPVNAKFSIKPAWQKFSDGGWETSKQNTEAESIRKRSLPGPSEEAWPQLAAADTKEPVKGAEKPGAHQEPTDTTEGCKFAKDLPSFLVPSLPYPPQKAVAQAEPVVTSDSETTGGVGKPEPVMPGGEDKASPFGIKLRRTNYSLRFHCDQQTEQKKKKKHGSMGDSISGVPSAPGSTAGERETEAAALKHGPSLSPERKQAPAPWKDSAESPPSQSPLAAQPGPPAASSQPPAPEQNRAANRTPLAQKPALAPKPTGQTPPSSPISKLSRPYLVELLAPRAGKPDPEPSEPCKEGRDNGDPRIPSAPPTEERKDQKRDEEEEVETERKPASPAPSAARQEKPFATPEAGRKEKPTLQSRHSLDGSKLAEKVETAQPLWITLALQKQKGFREQQATREERKQAREAKQAEKLSKENVSVSPQPGSSSVSRAGSLQKSTAQPEEKKPETAASRLERREQLKKANTLPTSVTVEISDSAPPAPLVKEVTKRFSTPDAAPVSTEPAWLALAKRKAKAWSDCPQIIK from the exons CGACAGTTGGGCACGAACATCAAGTTTGGGCAGCCACCACCCAATGCCATTCCCATGAAGAAGGCAGACAGTGGCGAGGCTCACTTGGAAGAGGATCCGTTCCTGACCAGTCCCATGGAAATTGTGGCTCAGCAGGACGTCATCCTCTCAGACACCGAGAACAAA TCCAGTGAGACGCCAAGTTCTCCGGGTCCTCTGAATCCGCCTGGAGCCGGAAGTGAGATGGAAGAGAAG GCTGCTCCAGTTAAACCGTCTCGGCCAAAAAGGCACTTCTCCTCTGCCGGCACCATCGAAAGCGTCAACCTAGATGCCATCCCCCTGGCCATCGCCCGCCTGGACAACAGTGCCGCCAAGCACAAACTGTCCATTAAGCCAAAAAAACAGAGGGTGTCAAGGAAGCACAGGCGACTTGTTGGG GATCGACAGAACGAGCAAGGTGGCTTCCGGCATCAGCTGTCCCTAGACCAGAATGGGCACCCTGGAGAAGACAAGCCAATCTGGCATGAAGAGCAGCCAGAGGCGCTGGACTCGGAGGAAGAGAAGCGACGGCAAGAAGAATACTGGCAAGAACTTGAGGCCAAGTGCAAACGGCAAAAGGCCGAAGCGGCGGAGAGGCGACGCCTGGAAGAGCAGAGGCTCCAGGCCCTGGAGAGGAGGCTTTGGGAGGAGAAAAGAAGGCAGGAGGAGCTcttggaggaggaaggggaggaagaggagggagaagtACAGCTAGAGGCAGCAAAGAGGCAGCGTGAAGAGGCGGCGCAGAGTCCGGAAGAGCCAGGCTGCCGAGGCCCAGAGCAGAGGGAGCAAGACGAAGGAGGGCCCCCGGAAGCCGAGGAGCCGAGACGCCTGGAGGAAGAGGCGTGGCGCCTGGAGGAAGAGGCGCGGCGCCTGGAGAGACGCGCGCAGCAGGAGGAGCTGGAGGCTCGGGGCCGGCAGGAGGCCGAGGAGCTGCGGcgggaagaagaggaaagagcgTTGGAGGAACTCAGAGGACTGGAGGAGCAGAGGCGGCGGGCGGCCGAGAAGCAGCGGCTGGAAGAGGAGAGGCGGCGGGAGGAGCTCAGGCGGCAGGAGCTGGAGGCGCAGAGGcagcgggaggaggaggagaaacggATGCAGGAGCTCAGAAGGCAGGAAGAGCTGGAGGCGCAGAGACGGCGGGAGGACGCGGAGGCGAAGAGCAGGCAGGAAGCGGAAAAGAAGCTTCAGGAAGCACCGAGAGTGGAAGAGGAGAATCAGCCGCTGCTGGACCACAAAAGGGGCTTGAGGAGCCCATTTCAGAGCGACATTGCAGACAAAGCAGAACAAGAACAGCTGAAACTCGAGAAGCCAAGAGAAAACTCTGAGGAACCGAGTATTTGGGTGAAGCAGAGCCAAGAGGCCACCGAGCCATCAGGCGAGCAGCCCGGAAAGCAGGGGGATGTTCCCGGGGATCATCGTTGTGGATggcaggaagagagggaagaaaccAACGCAGAGCCGCCCCAGAAACAAGAGGCCCAGGTGGAAGAGGCGTTGGCtccaggagagaagaaagaagctgCCGCTCCAGAAACAGACAGAAAGGTGGAGGAACTCAGATGGCAGGAGGTAGATGAGAGGCAGACCATGCCCAGACCCTACACTTTCCAGGTGTCATCCGGAGGGAAACAAATTCTCTTCCCCAAAGTCAATCTGACCCCGGTGAAGCCCATGAAAGATGAGGGGCTCGCCTCTGGTCCCCAAGAGCCAAAGGCCCCCAAAGCCAGCCCGGCCTCCCACGCCCTGCCCTCGTCCCTGAGCATCCCACACACGGCCATTCTGGTTACGGGAGCCCAGCTCTGCGGCCCAGCCGTCAACCTGAGTCAGATCAAGGACACAGCGTGCAAGTCTCTTCTGGGCTTGTCAGAAGAAAAGAAGCACGTAGATGTCCCTGCCCTGGAGAACCCACCCCGAGCCCCAGGCGACCCCCGGGCAGGAAGTGGGAAGACCAGGCCCTCACAGGAGTCTCCGAGCAGCATGGCCGCGCTCGCTGAATGGGCTTCCATTCGGTCCAGAATCCTGAAGAATGCAGAGAGTGACCAGCGCGGCGAGAGAGACGAGTCTCGGCCGGGTGATGAACACACTCCCAGGGGCCGATGTGATTCCCGCGGGAACCTCCGGAGGACCCCGCCGGTAAATGCAAAGTTCTCCATTAAGCCTGCCTGGCAGAAATTCTCTGATGGGGGCTGGGAGACCTCCAAACAGAACACGGAAGCGGAAAGCATTAGAAAAAGATCCCTGCCGGGCCCCAGCGAAGAGGCCTGGCCCCAGCTCGCTGCTGCTGATACTAAAGAGCCCGTGAAGGGTGCAGAGAAACCGGGGGCGCACCAGGAGCCAACGGACACCACAGAGGGGTGCAAATTTGCCAAAGACCTTCCATCTTTCCTTGTTCCAAGCCTTCCTTACCCTCCACAGAAAGCAGTGGCCCAAGCAGAACCCGTGGTCACTTCGGACAGCGAGACCACAGGTGGAGTAGGAAAGCCGGAGCCCGTGATGCCAGGTGGGGAGGATAAAGCTTCCCCTTTTGGAATAAAATTGAGAAGGACCAACTACTCCTTGCGCTTCCACTGCGAccaacaaacagaacaaaagaagaagaaaaagcacgGCAGCATGGGGGACAGTATCAGTGGGGTACCGTCAGCTCCGGGGAGCacagctggagagagagagacagaggctgCGGCCCTCAAGCATGGCCCATCCCTCTCCCCCGAGAGGAAGCAAGCCCCGGCTCCCTGGAAGGACTCTGCTGAAAGCCCTCCCAGCCAGTCTCCTCTTGCAGCCcagcctgggcccccagcagccagcagccagcCCCCGGCTCCAGAGCAGAACAGGGCAGCAAACAGAACGCCCTTGGCCCAGAAGCCAGCCCTGGCTCCCAAGCCCACGGGCCAGACTCCACCGTCCTCCCCGATCTCCAAGCTGAGCAGGCCCTACTTGGTGGAGCTGTTGGCTCCCCGGGCGGGGAAGCCTGACCCGGAGCCCAGCGAGCCGTGCAAGGAGGGCCGGGACAACGGGGACCCCCGGATACCCTCAGCCCCGCCGACTGAGGAGAGGAAGGACCAGAAGCgggatgaggaggaagaggtggAAACAGAGAGGAAGCCAGCTTCCCCGGCTCCGTCTGCCGCCCGGCAAGAAAAACCTTTCGCAACACCCGAGGCGGGGAGGAAAG AAAAGCCGACGCTTCAGAGCAGACACTCTTTAGACGGCTCCAAACTTGCGGAGAAAGTTGAAACCGCGCAGCCACTGTGGATAACGTTGGCACTGCAAAAGCAGAAGGGGTTTCGGGAGCAGCAAGCGACTCGAGAGGAGAGGAAGCAAGCCAGGGAGGCCAAACAGGCAGAAAAGCTCTCCAAAGAAAAC GTCAGTGTCAGCCCGCAGCCTGGAAGCAGCAGTGTCAGCAGAGCTGGTTCCCTGCAAAAGTCCACCGCTCAGCCGGAAGAGAAGAAGCCAGAGACAGCAGCGTCCAGGCTCGAGCGCCGAGAACAGCTGAAAAAGGCCAACACTCTTCCTACATCTGTGACAG TGGAGATCTCTGATTCAGCTCCCCCAGCACCACTGgtgaaagaagtcacaaagaGATTCTCTACCCCAGACGCTGCCCCCGTGTCAACAGAACCAGCCTGGCTGGCTTTGGCCAAAAGGAAAGCCAAGGCCTGGAGCGACTGTCCACAGATTATTAAGTAA
- the CRACD gene encoding capping protein-inhibiting regulator of actin dynamics isoform X1 — MKKADSGEAHLEEDPFLTSPMEIVAQQDVILSDTENKSSETPSSPGPLNPPGAGSEMEEKAAPVKPSRPKRHFSSAGTIESVNLDAIPLAIARLDNSAAKHKLSIKPKKQRVSRKHRRLVGDRQNEQGGFRHQLSLDQNGHPGEDKPIWHEEQPEALDSEEEKRRQEEYWQELEAKCKRQKAEAAERRRLEEQRLQALERRLWEEKRRQEELLEEEGEEEEGEVQLEAAKRQREEAAQSPEEPGCRGPEQREQDEGGPPEAEEPRRLEEEAWRLEEEARRLERRAQQEELEARGRQEAEELRREEEERALEELRGLEEQRRRAAEKQRLEEERRREELRRQELEAQRQREEEEKRMQELRRQEELEAQRRREDAEAKSRQEAEKKLQEAPRVEEENQPLLDHKRGLRSPFQSDIADKAEQEQLKLEKPRENSEEPSIWVKQSQEATEPSGEQPGKQGDVPGDHRCGWQEEREETNAEPPQKQEAQVEEALAPGEKKEAAAPETDRKVEELRWQEVDERQTMPRPYTFQVSSGGKQILFPKVNLTPVKPMKDEGLASGPQEPKAPKASPASHALPSSLSIPHTAILVTGAQLCGPAVNLSQIKDTACKSLLGLSEEKKHVDVPALENPPRAPGDPRAGSGKTRPSQESPSSMAALAEWASIRSRILKNAESDQRGERDESRPGDEHTPRGRCDSRGNLRRTPPVNAKFSIKPAWQKFSDGGWETSKQNTEAESIRKRSLPGPSEEAWPQLAAADTKEPVKGAEKPGAHQEPTDTTEGCKFAKDLPSFLVPSLPYPPQKAVAQAEPVVTSDSETTGGVGKPEPVMPGGEDKASPFGIKLRRTNYSLRFHCDQQTEQKKKKKHGSMGDSISGVPSAPGSTAGERETEAAALKHGPSLSPERKQAPAPWKDSAESPPSQSPLAAQPGPPAASSQPPAPEQNRAANRTPLAQKPALAPKPTGQTPPSSPISKLSRPYLVELLAPRAGKPDPEPSEPCKEGRDNGDPRIPSAPPTEERKDQKRDEEEEVETERKPASPAPSAARQEKPFATPEAGRKEKPTLQSRHSLDGSKLAEKVETAQPLWITLALQKQKGFREQQATREERKQAREAKQAEKLSKENVSVSPQPGSSSVSRAGSLQKSTAQPEEKKPETAASRLERREQLKKANTLPTSVTVEISDSAPPAPLVKEVTKRFSTPDAAPVSTEPAWLALAKRKAKAWSDCPQIIK; from the exons ATGAAGAAGGCAGACAGTGGCGAGGCTCACTTGGAAGAGGATCCGTTCCTGACCAGTCCCATGGAAATTGTGGCTCAGCAGGACGTCATCCTCTCAGACACCGAGAACAAA TCCAGTGAGACGCCAAGTTCTCCGGGTCCTCTGAATCCGCCTGGAGCCGGAAGTGAGATGGAAGAGAAG GCTGCTCCAGTTAAACCGTCTCGGCCAAAAAGGCACTTCTCCTCTGCCGGCACCATCGAAAGCGTCAACCTAGATGCCATCCCCCTGGCCATCGCCCGCCTGGACAACAGTGCCGCCAAGCACAAACTGTCCATTAAGCCAAAAAAACAGAGGGTGTCAAGGAAGCACAGGCGACTTGTTGGG GATCGACAGAACGAGCAAGGTGGCTTCCGGCATCAGCTGTCCCTAGACCAGAATGGGCACCCTGGAGAAGACAAGCCAATCTGGCATGAAGAGCAGCCAGAGGCGCTGGACTCGGAGGAAGAGAAGCGACGGCAAGAAGAATACTGGCAAGAACTTGAGGCCAAGTGCAAACGGCAAAAGGCCGAAGCGGCGGAGAGGCGACGCCTGGAAGAGCAGAGGCTCCAGGCCCTGGAGAGGAGGCTTTGGGAGGAGAAAAGAAGGCAGGAGGAGCTcttggaggaggaaggggaggaagaggagggagaagtACAGCTAGAGGCAGCAAAGAGGCAGCGTGAAGAGGCGGCGCAGAGTCCGGAAGAGCCAGGCTGCCGAGGCCCAGAGCAGAGGGAGCAAGACGAAGGAGGGCCCCCGGAAGCCGAGGAGCCGAGACGCCTGGAGGAAGAGGCGTGGCGCCTGGAGGAAGAGGCGCGGCGCCTGGAGAGACGCGCGCAGCAGGAGGAGCTGGAGGCTCGGGGCCGGCAGGAGGCCGAGGAGCTGCGGcgggaagaagaggaaagagcgTTGGAGGAACTCAGAGGACTGGAGGAGCAGAGGCGGCGGGCGGCCGAGAAGCAGCGGCTGGAAGAGGAGAGGCGGCGGGAGGAGCTCAGGCGGCAGGAGCTGGAGGCGCAGAGGcagcgggaggaggaggagaaacggATGCAGGAGCTCAGAAGGCAGGAAGAGCTGGAGGCGCAGAGACGGCGGGAGGACGCGGAGGCGAAGAGCAGGCAGGAAGCGGAAAAGAAGCTTCAGGAAGCACCGAGAGTGGAAGAGGAGAATCAGCCGCTGCTGGACCACAAAAGGGGCTTGAGGAGCCCATTTCAGAGCGACATTGCAGACAAAGCAGAACAAGAACAGCTGAAACTCGAGAAGCCAAGAGAAAACTCTGAGGAACCGAGTATTTGGGTGAAGCAGAGCCAAGAGGCCACCGAGCCATCAGGCGAGCAGCCCGGAAAGCAGGGGGATGTTCCCGGGGATCATCGTTGTGGATggcaggaagagagggaagaaaccAACGCAGAGCCGCCCCAGAAACAAGAGGCCCAGGTGGAAGAGGCGTTGGCtccaggagagaagaaagaagctgCCGCTCCAGAAACAGACAGAAAGGTGGAGGAACTCAGATGGCAGGAGGTAGATGAGAGGCAGACCATGCCCAGACCCTACACTTTCCAGGTGTCATCCGGAGGGAAACAAATTCTCTTCCCCAAAGTCAATCTGACCCCGGTGAAGCCCATGAAAGATGAGGGGCTCGCCTCTGGTCCCCAAGAGCCAAAGGCCCCCAAAGCCAGCCCGGCCTCCCACGCCCTGCCCTCGTCCCTGAGCATCCCACACACGGCCATTCTGGTTACGGGAGCCCAGCTCTGCGGCCCAGCCGTCAACCTGAGTCAGATCAAGGACACAGCGTGCAAGTCTCTTCTGGGCTTGTCAGAAGAAAAGAAGCACGTAGATGTCCCTGCCCTGGAGAACCCACCCCGAGCCCCAGGCGACCCCCGGGCAGGAAGTGGGAAGACCAGGCCCTCACAGGAGTCTCCGAGCAGCATGGCCGCGCTCGCTGAATGGGCTTCCATTCGGTCCAGAATCCTGAAGAATGCAGAGAGTGACCAGCGCGGCGAGAGAGACGAGTCTCGGCCGGGTGATGAACACACTCCCAGGGGCCGATGTGATTCCCGCGGGAACCTCCGGAGGACCCCGCCGGTAAATGCAAAGTTCTCCATTAAGCCTGCCTGGCAGAAATTCTCTGATGGGGGCTGGGAGACCTCCAAACAGAACACGGAAGCGGAAAGCATTAGAAAAAGATCCCTGCCGGGCCCCAGCGAAGAGGCCTGGCCCCAGCTCGCTGCTGCTGATACTAAAGAGCCCGTGAAGGGTGCAGAGAAACCGGGGGCGCACCAGGAGCCAACGGACACCACAGAGGGGTGCAAATTTGCCAAAGACCTTCCATCTTTCCTTGTTCCAAGCCTTCCTTACCCTCCACAGAAAGCAGTGGCCCAAGCAGAACCCGTGGTCACTTCGGACAGCGAGACCACAGGTGGAGTAGGAAAGCCGGAGCCCGTGATGCCAGGTGGGGAGGATAAAGCTTCCCCTTTTGGAATAAAATTGAGAAGGACCAACTACTCCTTGCGCTTCCACTGCGAccaacaaacagaacaaaagaagaagaaaaagcacgGCAGCATGGGGGACAGTATCAGTGGGGTACCGTCAGCTCCGGGGAGCacagctggagagagagagacagaggctgCGGCCCTCAAGCATGGCCCATCCCTCTCCCCCGAGAGGAAGCAAGCCCCGGCTCCCTGGAAGGACTCTGCTGAAAGCCCTCCCAGCCAGTCTCCTCTTGCAGCCcagcctgggcccccagcagccagcagccagcCCCCGGCTCCAGAGCAGAACAGGGCAGCAAACAGAACGCCCTTGGCCCAGAAGCCAGCCCTGGCTCCCAAGCCCACGGGCCAGACTCCACCGTCCTCCCCGATCTCCAAGCTGAGCAGGCCCTACTTGGTGGAGCTGTTGGCTCCCCGGGCGGGGAAGCCTGACCCGGAGCCCAGCGAGCCGTGCAAGGAGGGCCGGGACAACGGGGACCCCCGGATACCCTCAGCCCCGCCGACTGAGGAGAGGAAGGACCAGAAGCgggatgaggaggaagaggtggAAACAGAGAGGAAGCCAGCTTCCCCGGCTCCGTCTGCCGCCCGGCAAGAAAAACCTTTCGCAACACCCGAGGCGGGGAGGAAAG AAAAGCCGACGCTTCAGAGCAGACACTCTTTAGACGGCTCCAAACTTGCGGAGAAAGTTGAAACCGCGCAGCCACTGTGGATAACGTTGGCACTGCAAAAGCAGAAGGGGTTTCGGGAGCAGCAAGCGACTCGAGAGGAGAGGAAGCAAGCCAGGGAGGCCAAACAGGCAGAAAAGCTCTCCAAAGAAAAC GTCAGTGTCAGCCCGCAGCCTGGAAGCAGCAGTGTCAGCAGAGCTGGTTCCCTGCAAAAGTCCACCGCTCAGCCGGAAGAGAAGAAGCCAGAGACAGCAGCGTCCAGGCTCGAGCGCCGAGAACAGCTGAAAAAGGCCAACACTCTTCCTACATCTGTGACAG TGGAGATCTCTGATTCAGCTCCCCCAGCACCACTGgtgaaagaagtcacaaagaGATTCTCTACCCCAGACGCTGCCCCCGTGTCAACAGAACCAGCCTGGCTGGCTTTGGCCAAAAGGAAAGCCAAGGCCTGGAGCGACTGTCCACAGATTATTAAGTAA